The following proteins are encoded in a genomic region of Prionailurus viverrinus isolate Anna chromosome E3, UM_Priviv_1.0, whole genome shotgun sequence:
- the SRRM2 gene encoding serine/arginine repetitive matrix protein 2 isoform X4, whose product MYNGIGLPTPRGSGTNGYVQRNLSLVRGRRGERPDYKGEEELRRLEAALVKRPNPDILDHERKRRVELRCLELEEMMEEQGYEEQQIQEKVATFRLMLLEKDVNPGGKEETPGQRPAVTETHQLAELNEKKNERLRAAFGISDSYVDGSSFDPQRRAREAKQPAPEPPKPYSLVRESSSSRSPTPKQKKKKKKKDRGRRSESSSPRRERKKSSKKKKHRSESESKKRKHRSPTPKSKRKSKDKKRKRSRSTTPAPKSRRAHRSTSADSASSSDTSRSRSRSAAAKTHTITLTGRSPSPVSGRRGEGDAPSKEQGTTNTGQPSSPEPSTKQPSSPHEDKDKDKEKSAIRPSPSPERSSAGPEPPAPTPLLAEQHGGSPQPLATTTLSQEPVNPPSEASPTRGRSPPKSPEKPPQSSSESCPPSPQPTKVSRHASSSPESPKPAPAPGSRREISSSPASKSRSHGRAKRDKSHSHTPSRRVGRSRSPTTTKRGRSRSRTPTKRGHSRSRSPQWRRSRSAQRWGRSRSPQRRGRSRSPQRPGWSRSRNTQRRGRSRSARRGRSHSRSPAARGRSRSRTPARRARSRSRTPARRRSRSRTPARRRSRSRTPARRGRSRSRTPARRRSRTRSPVRRRSRSRSPARRSGRSRSRTPARRRSRSRTPARRGRSRSRTPARRGRSRSRTPVRRGRSRSRTPARRRSRSRSLVRRGRSHSRTPQRRGRSGSSSERKNKSRASQRRSRSNSSPEMKKSRVSSRRSRSLSSPRSKAKSRLSLRRSLSGSSPCPKQKSRTPPRRSRSGSSQPKAKSRTPPRRSRSGSSPPSNQKSKTPSRQSCSSSSPQPKVKSGTPPRQGSVTSPQANEQSATPQIQSRSESSPDPEVKSMTPSRHSCSGSSPPRVKSSTPPRGSRSGSSSPQPKVKALMSPVHSHSGSSSPSPSRVTSKTPPRQSRSESPCSKMESRLLQRHSRSRSSSPDTKVKPGTPPRQSHSGSTSPCPKVKPQTPSGHSLCGSKSPCSQEKSKDLPAQSSGSFSLCPGVKSTTPPGEMYFVSSSLQQKGQSQTSPDPRSDTSSPDMKRSHSESPSLQSKSHTPLKGGRSRSSSPITELTPRSPTRPDRSELSSPRLKSGMSPEQSKSQSDSFPYPAMDSKSLLGQSRLEPSEPKEKTGLLLQEDITVSSPGPRDKSSPFPVQDKSESSPVLRETPKTPSRERGGVGSSPDTKDQSMSAKPSQDEELMEVEKSEESSNQVLSHLSPELKEMAGGNFESSPEIEERPVSLTLDQSQSQTSLEAEVPAVASTWSGPHFSPEHKELSNSSPRENSFGSPLEFRNSGPVAEMNAGFSPEVKEDLNGSFPNQLETDPFVDMKEQSTRSSRRSSSELSPDAVEKAGMSSNQSVSSPVLDAVPRTPSRERSSSASPELKDGLPRTPSRRSRSGSSPGLRDGSGTPSRHSLSGSSPGMKDIPRTPSRGRSECDSSPEPKALPQTPRPRSRSPSSPELNNKCLTPQRERSGSESSVEQKTMARTPLGQRSRSGSSQELDGKPSASPQERSESDSSPDSKAKTRVPLRERSRSGSSPEVDSKARPSPRRSRSGSSPEVKDKLRVAPRAQSGSDSSPEPKAPALRALPRRSRSGSSSKGRGPSPDGSSSSESSPEHPPKSRTARRSSRSSPEPKTKSRTPPRRRSSRSSPELTRKARLSRRSRSASSSPETRSRTPPRRRRSPSVSSPEPAEKSRSSRRRRSASSPRAKTTSRRGRSPSPKPRGLQRSRSRSRREKTRTTRRRDRSGSSQSTSRRRQRSRSRSRVTRRRRGGSGYHSRSPARQESSRTSSRRRRGRSRTPPASRKRSRSRTSPAPWKRSRSRASPATHRRSRSRTPLVSRRRSRSRTSPVSRRRSRSRTSVTRRRSRSRASPVSRRRSRSRTPPVTRRRSRSRTPTRRRSRSRTPPVTRRRSRSRTPPVTRRRSRSRTSPIARRRSRSRTSPVTRRRSRSRTSPVTRRRSRSRTSPVTRRRSRSRTPPAIRRRSRSRTPLLPRKRSRSRSPLAIRRRSRSRTPRTTRGKRSLTRSPPAIRRRSASGSSSDRSRSATPPATRNHSGSRTPPVALNSSRMSCFSRPSMSPTPLDRCRSPGMLEPLGSSRTPMSVLQQAGGSMMDGPGPRIPDHPRTSVPENHAQSRIALALTAISLGTARPPPSMSAAGLAARMSQVPAPVPLMSLRTAPAASLASRIPAASAAAMNLAGARTPAIPTAVNLADSRTPAAAAAMNLASPRTAVAPSAVNLADPRTPTAPAVNLAGARTPAALAALSLTGSGTPPTAANYPSSSRTAQAAAPANLVGPRSAHATAPVNIASSRTPPAMAPASLTSARMAPALSGANLTSPRVPLTAYERVSGRTSPPLLDRARSRTPPGGPGSRTPPSALSQSRMTSERAPSPTSRMVQASSQCVLPPAQDRPRSPVPSAFSDQSRALLAQTTPVAGSQSLSSGTVAKTTSSAGDHNGMLSGPVPGVSHPEGGETPASTGAQQPSALATLQPAKERRSSSSSSSSSSSSSSSSSSSSSSSSSGSSSSDSEGSSLPAQPEVALKRGQN is encoded by the exons GTACGAGGAACAGCAAATTCAGGAAAAAGTGGCTACCTTTCGACTCATGTTGCTGGAGAAGGATGTGAAccctgggggaaaggaagagaccccagggcagaggccagc ggtaACTGAGACTCACCAGTTGGCAGaactgaatgagaaaaagaatgagcGACTCCGTGCTGCCTTTGGTATCAGTGATTCCTATGTAGATGGCAGCTCTTTTGATCCTCAGCGTCGCGCTCGAGAAGCTAAACAACCAGCTCCAGAGCCTCCCAAACCTTACAG CCTTGTCCGGGAGTCCAGCAGTTCTCGCTCACCAACcccaaagcaaaagaagaagaaaaagaagaaagatagagGACG CAGGTCAGAGAGCAGCTCTCCTCGACGAGAGAGGAAGAAGAGTTCTAAGAAGAAGAAGCACAG GTCAGAATCTGAATCCAAAAAACGGAAGCATAG GTCTCCCACTCCAAAGAGCAAACGTAAATCTAAGGACAAGAAGCGGAAGCG GTCTCGTAGTACAACACCAGCCCCCAAGAGCCGCCGGGCCCACCGTTCAACGTCTGCTGACTCTGCTTCCTCTTCTGATACTTCCCGCAGTCG GTCTCGAAGTGCGGCAGCAAAGACGCATACAATTACCTTGACTGGGCGAAGTCCTTCCCCTGTTTCAGGGCGTCGAGGGGAGGGAGATGCACCTTCTAAGGAACAAGGTACCACCAACACAGGGCAGCCTAGCAGCCCAGAGCCCTCTACAAAGCAGCCTAGCAGTCCTCATGaggacaaagacaaagacaaggaG AAATCTGCAATTCGACCTAGCCCCTCTCCGGAAAGGAGCAGCGCAGGCCCAGAACCACCTGCTCCCACTCCGCTCCTTGCTGAGCAACATGGCGGCTCCCCACAACCCCTTGCAACAACCACCTTAAGTCAGGAGCCAGTGAACCCCCCATCTGAGGCTTCCCCAACCCGGGGCCGTTCACCACCTAAGTCTCCTGAGAAACCTCCCCAGTCGTCTTCAGAGAGCTGCCCACCATCCCCTCAACCTACCAAAGTTTCTCGACATGCCAGCTCTTCCCCTGAAAGTCCTAAACCTGCACCAGCTCCTGGGTCCCGCCGAGAGATTTCTTCTTCTCCCGCATCCAAGAGTCGCTCACATGGCCGAGCAAAGCGGGATAAGTCACATTCTCATACCCCTTCTCGAAGAGTGGGGAGGTCCCGTAGCCCTACCACCACTAAGAGGGGGCGATCTCGGTCTCGAACCCCTACCAAAAGAGGTCATTCTAGGTCCCGGTCCCCTCAGTGGCGTAGGTCCCGGTCTGCACAGAGGTGGGGACGGTCCAGAAGCCCCCAGCGACGTGGTCGCTCTAGGTCTCCTCAGCGACCAGGCTGGTCTAGAAGCAGAAATACCCAGAGAAGAGGCAGGTCTAGATCAGCAAGGCGAGGCAGGTCTCATTCTAGGTCCCCAGCTGCTAGGGGCAGATCTCGTTCTAGAACGCCAGCCCGCCGGGCTAGATCTCGCTCTAGAACACCTGCCAGGCGGAGATCACGATCCAGAACACCTGCCAGGCGTAGGTCCCGCTCTAGGACACCAGCCCGGAGAGGCAGGTCTCGCTCTAGGACACCTGCTAGGCGCAGATCTAGGACCCGATCGCCAGTACGACGGAGGTCTCGTAGCAGATCACCGGCCAGGAGAAGTGGCAGGTCACGCTCTAGAACTCCAGCCAGACGTCGGTCACGCTCTAGAACACCAGCCAGGAGAGGGAGATCTCGGTCTAGGACACCGGCAAGACGAGGACGATCTCGGTCTAGGACACCCGTAAGACGAGGACGATCTCGGTCTAGGACACCAGCAAGACGAAGATCTCGTAGTAGAAGTCTTGTTAGACGAGGAAGATCTCATTCTAGAACACCACAAAGAAGAGGCAGGTCTGGTTCGTCATCAGAGCGGAAGAACAAATCCAGAGCATCACAGAGGAGGAGCAGGTCCAACTCAAGCCCAGAAATGAAAAAATCTCGAGTTTCTTCAAGACGGAGCAGGTCTCTCTCTTCACCGCGGTCCAAAGCAAAATCTCGCTTGTCTTTGAGGCGAAGCCTTTCGGGATCCTCTCCGTGTCCTAAACAAAAGTCTCGGACACCACCAAGGCGCAGTCGCTCTGGATCATCCCAGCCGAAAGCTAAATCTAGAACACCACCAAGGCGAAGTCGTTCTGGTTCTTCTCCTCCTTCTAACCAGAAATCTAAAACACCTTCAAGACAGAGTTGTTCCAGTTCATCTCCTCAACCTAAAGTGAAGTCTGGAACACCACCAAGGCAAGGGTCTGTAACAAGTCCCCAGGCAAATGAACAGTCTGCGACACCACAAATACAGAGCCGTTCAGAATCATCACCTGACCCTGAGGTGAAATCTATGACCCCTTCAAGACATAGCTGCTCTGGGTCCTCTCCTCCTAGAGTGAAATCTAGCACCCCTCCAAGAGGGAGCCGCTCTGGATCGTCCTCTCCACAGCCCAAAGTGAAGGCACTAATGTCGCCAGTCCACAGTCATTCTGGCTCCTCTTCTCCGAGTCCTAGTAGGGTAACCTCTAAAACACCGCCAAGGCAAAGCAGATCAGAGTCTCCTTGCTCCAAGATGGAATCTAGATTGTTGCAAAGACACAGCCGTTCTAGGTCCTCTTCACCAGATACCAAAGTGAAACCTGGAACACCACCAAGACAAAGTCACTCAGGGTCTACTTCACCATGCCCTAAAGTTAAGCCCCAAACTCCATCAGGGCACAGTCTTTGTGGATCTAAGTCCCCATGTTCCCAAGAGAAGTCTAAAGACTTACCAGCACAAAGTTCtggatccttctctctctgtccaggAGTAAAGTCTACCACACCACCAGGAGAAATGTATTTTGTCTCCTCTTCTCTGCAACAGAAAGGACAATCACAGACTTCACCAGACCCTAGATCTGATACTTCAAGTCCAGACATGAAACGGAGTCACTCTGAGTCTCCGTCTCTGCAGAGCAAATCTCACACACCTCTTAAGGGTGGCCGGTCCAGGTCCTCATCTCCAATCACTGAGCTGACCCCCAGATCTCCAACAAGACCAGACAGAAGTGAATTGTCAAGTCCTAGGCTAAAATCTGGAATGTCTCCTGAGCAGAGCAAGTCTCAGTCTGACTCTTTCCCATATCCTGCCATGGACTCTAAATCTCTTTTGGGGCAGAGTAGATTGGAGCCTTCTGagccaaaagagaaaacaggcttACTCCTTCAGGAAGATATTACTGTGTCATCTCCTGGACCAAGAGACAAATCTAGTCCTTTCCCAGTGCAGGATAAATCTGAGTCCTCACCAGTACTCAGAGAGACACCTAAAACCCCATCAAGGGAAAGAGGTGGTGTTGGGTCATCCCCAGATACAAAAGACCAAAGTATGtcagccaagccaagccaagatGAGGAATTAATGGAGGTCGAGAAATCTGAAGAATCCTCAAACCAGGTCCTCTCTCATTTGTCTCCAGAACTTAAAGAAATGGCTGGAGGTAATTTTGAATCCTCACCTGAAATAGAAGAAAGACCTGTGTCTTTGACTCTTGACCAAAGCCAGTCACAGACTTCTTTGGAAGCAGAAGTCCCTGCAGTGGCCTCAACTTGGAGTGGGCCACATTTTTCTCCAGAGCATAAAGAGCTGTCTAATTCCTCCCCGAGGGAGAATAGCTTTGGATCACCTTTAGAATTTAGAAACTCAGGCCCTGTTGCAGAAATGAATGCTGGATTTTCTCCTGAGGTTAAAGAAGATTTGAATGGATCTTTTCCTAATCAGCTGGAGACAGATCCATTTGTAGACATGAAAGAACAATCCACAAGGTCCTCCAGACGCAGCAGTTCTGAGTTATCGCCAGATGCAGTGGAAAAAGCAGGAATGTCTTCAAATCAGAGTGTTTCTTCACCAGTGCTCGATGCTGTACCCAGAACACCATCGAGGGAAAGAAGTAGCTCTGCATCTCCTGAACTGAAAGACGGTTTACCCAGAACCCCCTCAAGGAGAAGCAGGTCTGGGTCTTCTCCAGGACTGAGAGATGGGTCTGGGACTCCCTCGAGGCACAGCTTATCTGGGTCCTCTCCTGGAATGAAAGATATACCTAGAACACCGTCTAGGGGGAGAAGTGAATGTGATTCTTCTCCAGAACCAAAAGCTTTGCCCCAGACTCCTAGGCCAAGGAGTCGTTCTCCATCATCTCCAGAGCTCAACAACAAGTGTCTTACCCCCCAGAGAGAACGAAGTGGGTCAGAGTCGTCAgttgaacagaagaccatggctaGGACTCCTCTTGGACAGAGAAGTCGATCTGGGTCTTCTCAAGAACTTGATGGCAAGCCCAGTGCATCCCCTCAAGAAAGAAGTGAATCAGACTCTTCTCCAGATTCCAAAGCTAAGACACGAGTACCACTTAGAGAAAGGAGTCGGTCTGGGTCGTCTCCAGAGGTTGACAGCAAAGCCCGACCTTCTCCTCGCCGTAGTAGGTCTGGCTCATCCCCTGAAGTTAAAGATAAGCTGAGAGTGGCACCCAGGGCACAGAGCGGTTCTGATTCTTCTCCTGAACCCAAGGCTCCTGCCCTTCGAGCTCTTCCCAGACGAAGCAGGTCAGGTTCATCAAGCAAAGGCAGAGGCCCTTCTCCTGACGGAAGCAGCAGTTCAGAGTCCTCTCCAGAACACCCACCCAAATCCAGAACTGCTAGAAGAAGCTCTAGGTCATCACCAGAGCCCAAGACCAAGTCCCGCACTCCACCTCGCCGTCGCAGCTCTAGGTCGTCTCCTGAGCTGACTAGGAAGGCCAGGCTGTCTCGTAGAAGCCGCTCTGCATCGTCCTCACCAGAGACCCGTTCTAGAACCCCCCCGAGACGTCGAAGAAGTCCTTCAGTGTCTTCCCCAGAGCCAGCTGAAAAGTCAAGATCTTCACGCCGGCGGCGCTCAGCTTCATCCCCCCGTGCTAAGACAACTTCAAGGAGAGGCCGTTCTCCTTCACCAAAGCCTCGTGGGCTTCAGAGATCCCGTTCCCGctcaaggagagagaaaaccagaacAACTCGACGTCGAGATAGGTCTGGATCTTCCCAGTCAACTTCGCGGAGAAGACAGCGGAGCCGGTCGAGGTCTCGGGTCACTCGTCGGCGGAGGGGAGGCTCTGGTTACCACTCAAGGTCACCTGCCCGGCAGGAGAGTTCCCGAACTTCTTCCCGACGCCGAAGAGGCCGTTCTCGGACACCCCCAGCCAGTCGGAAGCGGTCCCGCTCTCGTACATCACCAGCTCCATGGAAACGCTCACGGTCTCGGGCCTCTCCAGCCACTCACCGGCGGTCCAGGTCCAGAACACCTTTGGTCAGCCGCCGTAGGTCCAGGTCTCGAACTTCACCAGTCAGTCGGAGACGATCAAGGTCCAGGACATCAGTGACTCGACGAAGATCTCGATCCAGAGCATCGCCAGTGAGTCGAAGGCGATCCAGGTCTAGAACACCACCAGTAACCCGCCGTCGTTCAAGATCCAGAACCCCAACACGCCGGCGCTCCCGTTCTAGAACTCCACCAGTGACTCGAAGAAGGTCCAGATCTAGGACTCCACCAGTGACCAGGAGGCGATCTCGAAGCAGAACTTCCCCTATCGCTCGCAGAAGATCGAGATCCAGAACGTCTCCAGTCACCCGTAGGAGATCTCGATCTCGCACATCTCCGGTAACTCGAAGGAGGTCCCGCTCTCGAACCTCTCCGGTGACACGCCGCCGATCTCGGTCCCGAACACCTCCTGCTATACGGCGTCGCTCTAGATCTCGGACCCCATTGTTGCCACGCAAGCGTTCTCGAAGTCGCTCTCCCCTTGCTATCCGTCGCCGTTCCAGATCCCGTACTCCACGAACAACTCGGGGCAAACGGTCCTTAACGAGATCTCCTCCCGCCATCCGAAGACGTTCTGCATCTGGAAGTAGTTCTGATCGCTCACGTTCTGCTACTCCTCCGGCAACGAGAAATCATTCTGGTTCTCGGACCCCTCCAGTAGCGCTCAATAGCTCCAGAATGAGCTGTTTCAGTCGTCCTAGCATGTCACCAACTCCTCTGGACCGCTGTCGATCACCTGGAATGCTGGAACCCCTTGGCAGCTCTAGAACACCTATGTCTGTCCTGCAGCAAGCTGGTGGCTCCATGATGGATGGTCCAGGTCCCCGAATTCCTGATCACCCGAGAACATCTGTGCCAGAAAATCACGCACAGTCTAGAATCGCACTTGCCCTGACAGCCATCAGTCTTGGCACTGCTCGGCCACCTCCATCCATGTCTGCTGCTGGCCTTGCTGCAAGAATGTCCCAGGTCCCAGCTCCAGTGCCTCTCATGAGTCTCAGAACGGCCCCAGCTGCCAGTCTTGCCAGCAGGATTCCTGCAGCTTCTGCAGCAGCGATGAATCTGGCCGGTGCCAGGACACCTGCCATACCAACAGCAGTGAACCTGGCTGACTCCAGAACGCCAGCTGCGGCAGCAGCCATGAACTTGGCCAGCCCCAGAACAGCAGTGGCACCTTCTGCTGTGAACCTCGCTGACCCTCGCACCCCTACAGCCCCAGCTGTGAATCTAGCAGGAGCCAGAACCCCGGCTGCCTTGGCAGCTCTGAGTCTCACCGGCTCTGGCACTCCCCCGACCGCTGCAAACTATCCCTCCAGCTCCAGAACAGCCCAGGCTGCAGCCCCTGCAAACCTGGTGGGTCCTAGATCTGCACATGCTACAGCTCCTGTGAATATTGCCAGCTCCAGAACCCCTCCAGCCATGGCACCTGCAAGCCTCACCAGTGCTAGAATGGCTCCAGCCTTGTCTGGTGCAAACCTTACCagcccccgggtgcccctcacTGCTTACGAACGTGTTAGTGGTAGAACCTCACCGCCACTTCTTGACCGAGCCAGATCCAGAACCCCACCAGGAGGCCCAGGCTCCAGAACCCCACCATCTGCCCTCAGCCAGTCTAGAATGACCTCTGAGCGGGCTCCCTCTCCTACTTCTAGAATGGTTCAGGCTTCCTCCCAGTGTGTTCTTCCTCCAGCTCAGGATCGACCTAGGTCCCCTGTGCCATCTGCTTTTTCTGACCAGTCCCGAGCTTTGCTTGCCCAGACCACCCCTGTAGCAGGGTCTCAGTCCCTCTCCTCTGGGACGGTGGCAAAGACCACGTCCTCTGCTGGTGACCACAACGGCATGCTCTCTGGTCCTGTCCCTGGGGTGTCCCACCCTGAGGGTGGGGAAACACCAGCCTCCACGGGGGCCCAGCAGCCTTCTGCATTGGCCACCCTGCAGCCGGCAAAGGAGCGGCGgagttcctcctcctcctcctcatccagctcctcctcttcatcctcgTCAtcgtcctcttcctcctcctcttcctccggTTCCAGTTCTAGCGACTCGGAGGGCTCTAGCCTTCCTGCTCAACCTGAGGTAGCGCTGAAGAG AGGACAGAACTAG